The following proteins are co-located in the Vigna unguiculata cultivar IT97K-499-35 chromosome 9, ASM411807v1, whole genome shotgun sequence genome:
- the LOC114195959 gene encoding protein PEROXIN-4, with translation MQASKARLFKEYHEVQREKTADPDIQLVCDESNIFKWTAFIKGPSETPYEGGVFQLSFSVPEQYPLQPPQVRFLTKIFHPNVHFKTGEICLDILKNAWSPAWTLQSVCRAIIALMAHPEPDSPLNCDSGNLLRSGDVRGYQSMAKMYTRLAAMPKKG, from the exons ATGCAG GCATCGAAGGCAAGACTGTTCAAGGAGTATCATGAGGTGCAGCGAGAAAAGACTGCTGATCCTGATATTCAACTAGTCTGTGATGAATCTAACATTTTTAAATGGACGGCTTTTATCAAG GGTCCCTCTGAGACTCCTTACGAGGGAGGGGTGTTCCagctttctttttctgttcCGGAGCAGTATCCTCTACAGCCTCCTCAAGTCCgctttttgacaaaaatatttcatCCAAATGTTCACTTTAAG ACTGGGGAGATTTGTCTGGATATCTTGAAAAATGCTTGGAGCCCAGCTTGGACACTTCAATCTGTCTGCAGGGCTATAATTGCTTTGATGGCCCATCCAGAACCTGACAGCCCACTGAATTGTGATTCAG GCAATCTTCTGCGTTCAGGTGATGTTAGAGGCTACCAATCCATGGCAAAAATGTACACAAGACTCGCAGCAATGCCAAAGAAAGGCTGA
- the LOC114164245 gene encoding TOM1-like protein 9 isoform X2: MTNGFTRVGHGTAQRRQTKDVVKGIKKRLGSKVPRVQISALTLLETIIKNCGDIIHMHVAERDVLHEMVKIAKKKTNYHVREKILALIDSWQEAFGGPRSRYPQYYAAYQELVRAGAVFPHRSERSAPVFTPLQTQPLSSYPQNIRDTFAQQDTAESSADSEFPALSLSEIQNARGIMDVLAEMLNALDPGNKEGLQQEVIVDLVEQCRTYKQRVVHLVNSTSDESLLCQGLSLNDDLQRVLAKHESIASGTSAAGTSTSGTSASGTPAQNHTENLKTAPTGAVADFGPLVDFGDSSKQTDGRSSANAETGSQSLNQLLLPAPPTSNESAPPAKVDPKVDLLSGDDYNSPKAETSLALVPLGEQPPASPSPSPMSQQNALVLFDMFSNGSNNLQPINVAGQTSPFSPQCQQQQTFISQGLFYPNGGGPNVGSPRFEQSPYMQSTGPSWNGQVAQQQQSPSPVHGTPNGGSFPPPPWEAQPTDNDSPVVVGSQYPQQPMQVTQVVMTHIHSAAHPQGPQAAAHDQAVGMYMQPNASHISTINNNVQSNQSGLYPQHIQGVPSPYMGMGMGMASHPMHSMYPQQMYGNQFVGYGYGQQPAVQFVEQQMYGLSMRDDGALRNSYQVSSTSYVPPGKPSKPEDNLFGDLVNMAKVKPKPTGGM; the protein is encoded by the exons ATGACGAATGGCTTCACGAGGGTTGGACACGGCACTGCACAGCGAAG GCAAACAAAGGATGTTGTTAAAGGTATAAAGAAGCGGCTTGGAAGTAAAGTTCCTAGAGTTCAAATAAGTGCATTAACT CTGCTGGAGACAATAATTAAGAATTGTGGAGACATTATTCACATGCATGTTGCCGAGAGAGATGTTCTTCATGAGATGGTTAAAATAGCGAAGAAAAAG ACCAATTATCATGTCCGAGAGAAGATATTGGCTCTTATAGATAGTTGGCAAGAGGCTTTTGGAGGGCCAAGATCAAGATATCCACAGTATTATGCAGCATACCAGGAGCTTGTG CGTGCTGGGGCAGTATTCCCCCATAGGTCTGAGCGATCTGCACCTGTATTCACACCTCTACAAACACAACCATTGTCATCATACCCTCAAAATATACGAGATACTTTTGCTCAACAAGACACAGCTGAGTCCTCTGCAGATTCTGAGTTTCCAGCCCTAAG TTTGTCAGAAATTCAAAATGCACGTGGTATTATGGATGTTCTAGCAGAAATGCTCAATGCATTGGACCCTGGTAACAAAGAA GGTCTTCAGCAGGAAGTTATTGTTGATTTAGTGGAGCAATGTCGAACATACAAACAGAGAGTGGTACACCTTGTTAATTCAACTTC GGACGAATCATTGCTATGCCAAGGCCTATCGCTGAATGATGATCTTCAGCGTGTCCTGGCCAAGCATGAATCCATTGCTTCAGGAACTTCTGCTGCAGGAACTTCTACTTCAGGAACTTCTGCTTCAGGAACTCCTGCTCAAAATCATACTGAGAATCTGAAGACTGCACCTACTGGAGCAGTTGCAGATTTTGGTCCTTTGGTTGATTTTGGAGATTCCAGTAAACAGACGGATGGAAG GTCGTCTGCTAATGCTGAAACTGGGTCTCAATCGTTGAACCAGTTACTGCTTCCAGCGCCCCCAACATCAAATGAATCAGCTCCCCCGGCGAAGGTTGATCCTAAAGTGGACCTGCTCAGTGGTGACGACTATAACTCACCAAAAGCAGAGACTTCACTTGCTCTCGTCCCTTTAGGCGAACAGCCGCCAGCCAGCCCCAGCCCTAGCCCTATGTCTCAACAGAATGCCCTTGTTCTTTTTGATATGTTTTCTAATGGAAGCAATAATCTCCAGCCAATTAATGTTGCCGGTCAAACCAGTCCATTTTCTCCTCAATGTCAACAGCAGCAGACTTTCATATCTCAAGGGCTGTTTTACCCCAATGGAGGTGGGCCAAATGTTGGATCGCCTCGGTTTGAGCAATCACCTTATATGCAGAGCACAGGTCCTTCTTGGAATGGTCAGGTTGCGCAGCAGCAACAGTCTCCTTCTCCAGTTCACG GTACACCAAATGGTGGATCATTTCCGCCACCTCCGTGGGAAGCACAACCCACAGACAATGATAGTCCAGTAGTAGTAGGCAGTCAATACCCACAACAACCAATGCAAGTGACTCAAGTGGTAATGACCCATATACATAGTGCTGCACATCCTCAGGGACCTCAAGCTGCTGCGCATGACCAGGCTGTTGGAATGTATATGCAGCCAAATGCTAGCCATATCTCAACAATCAACAACAATGTTCAAAGTAATCAATCAGGCTTATACCCGCAGCATATTCAGGGTGTTCCCAGTCCTTacatgggtatgggtatgggtatggctTCACATCCAATGCATTCCATGTATCCTCAACAAATGTATGGCAACCAATTCGTAGGATATGGCTATGGTCAGCAACCAGCGGTTCAATTTGTTGAGCAGCAAATGTATGGTTTATCAATGAGAGATGATGGTGCTCTGAGAAATTCTTACCAGGTTTCTTCTACATCCTATGTGCCACCTGGGAAGCCTTCCAAACCAGAGGATAATTTATTTGGGGACCTTGTTAACATGGCAAAAGTGAAACCAAAACCTACTGGTGGCATGTAA
- the LOC114164245 gene encoding TOM1-like protein 9 isoform X1: protein MVNPLVERATSSMLVGPDWALNMEICDILNRDPGQTKDVVKGIKKRLGSKVPRVQISALTLLETIIKNCGDIIHMHVAERDVLHEMVKIAKKKTNYHVREKILALIDSWQEAFGGPRSRYPQYYAAYQELVRAGAVFPHRSERSAPVFTPLQTQPLSSYPQNIRDTFAQQDTAESSADSEFPALSLSEIQNARGIMDVLAEMLNALDPGNKEGLQQEVIVDLVEQCRTYKQRVVHLVNSTSDESLLCQGLSLNDDLQRVLAKHESIASGTSAAGTSTSGTSASGTPAQNHTENLKTAPTGAVADFGPLVDFGDSSKQTDGRSSANAETGSQSLNQLLLPAPPTSNESAPPAKVDPKVDLLSGDDYNSPKAETSLALVPLGEQPPASPSPSPMSQQNALVLFDMFSNGSNNLQPINVAGQTSPFSPQCQQQQTFISQGLFYPNGGGPNVGSPRFEQSPYMQSTGPSWNGQVAQQQQSPSPVHGTPNGGSFPPPPWEAQPTDNDSPVVVGSQYPQQPMQVTQVVMTHIHSAAHPQGPQAAAHDQAVGMYMQPNASHISTINNNVQSNQSGLYPQHIQGVPSPYMGMGMGMASHPMHSMYPQQMYGNQFVGYGYGQQPAVQFVEQQMYGLSMRDDGALRNSYQVSSTSYVPPGKPSKPEDNLFGDLVNMAKVKPKPTGGM from the exons ATGGTGAATCCCTTAGTTGAACGTGCCACAAGCAGCATGCTTGTGGGACCTGATTGGGCTTTGAACATGGAGATCTGTGACATACTCAATCGCGACCCTGG GCAAACAAAGGATGTTGTTAAAGGTATAAAGAAGCGGCTTGGAAGTAAAGTTCCTAGAGTTCAAATAAGTGCATTAACT CTGCTGGAGACAATAATTAAGAATTGTGGAGACATTATTCACATGCATGTTGCCGAGAGAGATGTTCTTCATGAGATGGTTAAAATAGCGAAGAAAAAG ACCAATTATCATGTCCGAGAGAAGATATTGGCTCTTATAGATAGTTGGCAAGAGGCTTTTGGAGGGCCAAGATCAAGATATCCACAGTATTATGCAGCATACCAGGAGCTTGTG CGTGCTGGGGCAGTATTCCCCCATAGGTCTGAGCGATCTGCACCTGTATTCACACCTCTACAAACACAACCATTGTCATCATACCCTCAAAATATACGAGATACTTTTGCTCAACAAGACACAGCTGAGTCCTCTGCAGATTCTGAGTTTCCAGCCCTAAG TTTGTCAGAAATTCAAAATGCACGTGGTATTATGGATGTTCTAGCAGAAATGCTCAATGCATTGGACCCTGGTAACAAAGAA GGTCTTCAGCAGGAAGTTATTGTTGATTTAGTGGAGCAATGTCGAACATACAAACAGAGAGTGGTACACCTTGTTAATTCAACTTC GGACGAATCATTGCTATGCCAAGGCCTATCGCTGAATGATGATCTTCAGCGTGTCCTGGCCAAGCATGAATCCATTGCTTCAGGAACTTCTGCTGCAGGAACTTCTACTTCAGGAACTTCTGCTTCAGGAACTCCTGCTCAAAATCATACTGAGAATCTGAAGACTGCACCTACTGGAGCAGTTGCAGATTTTGGTCCTTTGGTTGATTTTGGAGATTCCAGTAAACAGACGGATGGAAG GTCGTCTGCTAATGCTGAAACTGGGTCTCAATCGTTGAACCAGTTACTGCTTCCAGCGCCCCCAACATCAAATGAATCAGCTCCCCCGGCGAAGGTTGATCCTAAAGTGGACCTGCTCAGTGGTGACGACTATAACTCACCAAAAGCAGAGACTTCACTTGCTCTCGTCCCTTTAGGCGAACAGCCGCCAGCCAGCCCCAGCCCTAGCCCTATGTCTCAACAGAATGCCCTTGTTCTTTTTGATATGTTTTCTAATGGAAGCAATAATCTCCAGCCAATTAATGTTGCCGGTCAAACCAGTCCATTTTCTCCTCAATGTCAACAGCAGCAGACTTTCATATCTCAAGGGCTGTTTTACCCCAATGGAGGTGGGCCAAATGTTGGATCGCCTCGGTTTGAGCAATCACCTTATATGCAGAGCACAGGTCCTTCTTGGAATGGTCAGGTTGCGCAGCAGCAACAGTCTCCTTCTCCAGTTCACG GTACACCAAATGGTGGATCATTTCCGCCACCTCCGTGGGAAGCACAACCCACAGACAATGATAGTCCAGTAGTAGTAGGCAGTCAATACCCACAACAACCAATGCAAGTGACTCAAGTGGTAATGACCCATATACATAGTGCTGCACATCCTCAGGGACCTCAAGCTGCTGCGCATGACCAGGCTGTTGGAATGTATATGCAGCCAAATGCTAGCCATATCTCAACAATCAACAACAATGTTCAAAGTAATCAATCAGGCTTATACCCGCAGCATATTCAGGGTGTTCCCAGTCCTTacatgggtatgggtatgggtatggctTCACATCCAATGCATTCCATGTATCCTCAACAAATGTATGGCAACCAATTCGTAGGATATGGCTATGGTCAGCAACCAGCGGTTCAATTTGTTGAGCAGCAAATGTATGGTTTATCAATGAGAGATGATGGTGCTCTGAGAAATTCTTACCAGGTTTCTTCTACATCCTATGTGCCACCTGGGAAGCCTTCCAAACCAGAGGATAATTTATTTGGGGACCTTGTTAACATGGCAAAAGTGAAACCAAAACCTACTGGTGGCATGTAA
- the LOC114164245 gene encoding TOM1-like protein 9 isoform X3, with product MQTKDVVKGIKKRLGSKVPRVQISALTLLETIIKNCGDIIHMHVAERDVLHEMVKIAKKKTNYHVREKILALIDSWQEAFGGPRSRYPQYYAAYQELVRAGAVFPHRSERSAPVFTPLQTQPLSSYPQNIRDTFAQQDTAESSADSEFPALSLSEIQNARGIMDVLAEMLNALDPGNKEGLQQEVIVDLVEQCRTYKQRVVHLVNSTSDESLLCQGLSLNDDLQRVLAKHESIASGTSAAGTSTSGTSASGTPAQNHTENLKTAPTGAVADFGPLVDFGDSSKQTDGRSSANAETGSQSLNQLLLPAPPTSNESAPPAKVDPKVDLLSGDDYNSPKAETSLALVPLGEQPPASPSPSPMSQQNALVLFDMFSNGSNNLQPINVAGQTSPFSPQCQQQQTFISQGLFYPNGGGPNVGSPRFEQSPYMQSTGPSWNGQVAQQQQSPSPVHGTPNGGSFPPPPWEAQPTDNDSPVVVGSQYPQQPMQVTQVVMTHIHSAAHPQGPQAAAHDQAVGMYMQPNASHISTINNNVQSNQSGLYPQHIQGVPSPYMGMGMGMASHPMHSMYPQQMYGNQFVGYGYGQQPAVQFVEQQMYGLSMRDDGALRNSYQVSSTSYVPPGKPSKPEDNLFGDLVNMAKVKPKPTGGM from the exons AT GCAAACAAAGGATGTTGTTAAAGGTATAAAGAAGCGGCTTGGAAGTAAAGTTCCTAGAGTTCAAATAAGTGCATTAACT CTGCTGGAGACAATAATTAAGAATTGTGGAGACATTATTCACATGCATGTTGCCGAGAGAGATGTTCTTCATGAGATGGTTAAAATAGCGAAGAAAAAG ACCAATTATCATGTCCGAGAGAAGATATTGGCTCTTATAGATAGTTGGCAAGAGGCTTTTGGAGGGCCAAGATCAAGATATCCACAGTATTATGCAGCATACCAGGAGCTTGTG CGTGCTGGGGCAGTATTCCCCCATAGGTCTGAGCGATCTGCACCTGTATTCACACCTCTACAAACACAACCATTGTCATCATACCCTCAAAATATACGAGATACTTTTGCTCAACAAGACACAGCTGAGTCCTCTGCAGATTCTGAGTTTCCAGCCCTAAG TTTGTCAGAAATTCAAAATGCACGTGGTATTATGGATGTTCTAGCAGAAATGCTCAATGCATTGGACCCTGGTAACAAAGAA GGTCTTCAGCAGGAAGTTATTGTTGATTTAGTGGAGCAATGTCGAACATACAAACAGAGAGTGGTACACCTTGTTAATTCAACTTC GGACGAATCATTGCTATGCCAAGGCCTATCGCTGAATGATGATCTTCAGCGTGTCCTGGCCAAGCATGAATCCATTGCTTCAGGAACTTCTGCTGCAGGAACTTCTACTTCAGGAACTTCTGCTTCAGGAACTCCTGCTCAAAATCATACTGAGAATCTGAAGACTGCACCTACTGGAGCAGTTGCAGATTTTGGTCCTTTGGTTGATTTTGGAGATTCCAGTAAACAGACGGATGGAAG GTCGTCTGCTAATGCTGAAACTGGGTCTCAATCGTTGAACCAGTTACTGCTTCCAGCGCCCCCAACATCAAATGAATCAGCTCCCCCGGCGAAGGTTGATCCTAAAGTGGACCTGCTCAGTGGTGACGACTATAACTCACCAAAAGCAGAGACTTCACTTGCTCTCGTCCCTTTAGGCGAACAGCCGCCAGCCAGCCCCAGCCCTAGCCCTATGTCTCAACAGAATGCCCTTGTTCTTTTTGATATGTTTTCTAATGGAAGCAATAATCTCCAGCCAATTAATGTTGCCGGTCAAACCAGTCCATTTTCTCCTCAATGTCAACAGCAGCAGACTTTCATATCTCAAGGGCTGTTTTACCCCAATGGAGGTGGGCCAAATGTTGGATCGCCTCGGTTTGAGCAATCACCTTATATGCAGAGCACAGGTCCTTCTTGGAATGGTCAGGTTGCGCAGCAGCAACAGTCTCCTTCTCCAGTTCACG GTACACCAAATGGTGGATCATTTCCGCCACCTCCGTGGGAAGCACAACCCACAGACAATGATAGTCCAGTAGTAGTAGGCAGTCAATACCCACAACAACCAATGCAAGTGACTCAAGTGGTAATGACCCATATACATAGTGCTGCACATCCTCAGGGACCTCAAGCTGCTGCGCATGACCAGGCTGTTGGAATGTATATGCAGCCAAATGCTAGCCATATCTCAACAATCAACAACAATGTTCAAAGTAATCAATCAGGCTTATACCCGCAGCATATTCAGGGTGTTCCCAGTCCTTacatgggtatgggtatgggtatggctTCACATCCAATGCATTCCATGTATCCTCAACAAATGTATGGCAACCAATTCGTAGGATATGGCTATGGTCAGCAACCAGCGGTTCAATTTGTTGAGCAGCAAATGTATGGTTTATCAATGAGAGATGATGGTGCTCTGAGAAATTCTTACCAGGTTTCTTCTACATCCTATGTGCCACCTGGGAAGCCTTCCAAACCAGAGGATAATTTATTTGGGGACCTTGTTAACATGGCAAAAGTGAAACCAAAACCTACTGGTGGCATGTAA